A genomic segment from Glycine soja cultivar W05 chromosome 20, ASM419377v2, whole genome shotgun sequence encodes:
- the LOC114403578 gene encoding IST1-like protein produces MRLEMIRNRRNAVQKFLKKDIADLLRSALDYNAYERAEGLLLEQEMICCYELIGKFVTCMSSDHIRNLCKQRDCPVECKEAIQSLIHAAARFSDLPELRELRTLFTGKFGNSLELYISKEFVEKLRQDLPSKEMKIQLLHDVAQEFSIEWNSKALEQRLQSPPQLHEVKRISI; encoded by the exons ATGAGGCTAGAGATGATACGCAATAGAAGGAACGCGGTGCAGAAATTTCTCAAGAAAGACATTGCCGACCTTCTTAGGAGTGCCCTTGATTACAATGCATATGAAAGG GCCGAAGGGCTTCTCCTCGAGCAAGAGATGATATGTTGCTATGAACTTATAGGAAAATTTGTTACTTGCATGTCGTCGGATCATATTCGAAACCTTTGCAAGCAGAG GGATTGCCCCGTTGAATGCAAAGAAGCTATACAGTCGTTGATACATGCTGCAGCAAGATTTTCTGATCTTCCGGAACTACGCGAGCTAAGAACGTTGTTCACAGGGAAATTTGGGAATTCTCTTGAACTTTACATAAGTAAAGAG TTTGTTGAAAAGTTGAGGCAAGATCTTCCTTCGAAAGAAATGAAGATCCAACTGTTGCATGATGTAGCGCAAGAGTTCTCTATTGAATGGAACAGCAAGGCTTTGGAGCAGAGACTTCAGTCACCGCCTCAGTTACATGAA GTAAAGAGGATTTCAATTTGA